Below is a window of Deinococcus fonticola DNA.
GCTTTCGCCTGCCCTGGGCCAGTGTGCCAGCGCAAACTCGTGCATGCGCCGGGCAACCTGCGCGGGCGTTTCGCCGCCGGGGGCGCCTGCGTGCGGGTCGCCGTTCCAGAAACGCCGGCTCAGTTCTGGGTGCACGGCGGCCACATCGTCGTACAGGCGGCCTTCCCAGTCGCCCACATGAATTTCACGCAGGGCCGCCTGGGCGTGCAGGGTGCCGCCCAGCGCCGTGAACAGCGCCTCGGCGGTGGCGTAGGCGCGGCTCAGGTCGCTGGCGTGAATTACCGGGCCGCTGATCCCCTGCGCCCGCAGGTGCGCCGCCAGTCGGCGGGCCTGCTCGCGGCCGGTGTCGTCCAGCGGGGCGTCCAGGTGGCCCTGCCAGCGCCGCTCGGCGTTGTACGCGGTCTGACCGTGGCGCACCAGAATGAGGCTTGCAGGCCGGGATTTGGGGGTCGGGTGCTTCGCGTCTGGGGGGGCAAGCTCGGGTTCAGGCATCATGAAACGCCTCTACACTAGAGCATTGGACAAAAGAACGCCGTGCTTTTTGTCCGATCAGGGCGAAGAATGAAGTTGTGCGGAGTGAGGTTCTCGGCAGCACGGAGTTCGGAGACCTGCTCTCCGCCATGACCACCGTGACCCCCATTCAGGGCTGCTGGCGGTCATACATGCGCTGGCGTTCCCGGAACGCGGCCTTCTGCGCGGGTGTGGTCTGGCTAAAGCAGTGGGGGCAACTCACGCCTTCCTCGAAGTGCGGATGCGTGAGCTCAGCGGCGCTCAGCGGCCAGCCGCACGAGTGGCACATCACCGCGCCGCCTTCCCGCAGGCCGTGCCCCACCGTCACGCGGCCGTCGAACACGAAGCACTCGCCCTGCCAGCGGCTTTCCGGTTCCGGCATGTCCTCCAGGTATTGCAGGATGCCGCCTTTCAAGTGGTACACGTCCTGAAAACCTTTTTCCAGCAGCAGGCTGGTGCTTTTTTCACAGCGGATGCCGCCGGTGCAGAACATGGCGATTTTCTTGCCCTGCGCCCCCGCCAGGTGTTCGTCCACCCACGCCGGAAACTCACGGAACGAGTCGGTGTCCGGGTGAATGGCGTCCTTAAAAGTGCCGGCCTTCACCTCGTAACGGTTGCGGGTGTCTACCACAATCACGTCTTCCTGCTCCAGCAGGGCGTTCCACTCCTGCGGGGTCAGGTAGGTGCCCACCTGTTCACGCGGGGCCACCGGCACGCCCAGCGTCACGATCTCCTTTTTCAGGCGCACCTTGAAGCGCTTGAAGGGCCGCTCGGTGGCCGTGGACTCCTTGTACTCCAGGCCAGTAAACCCGGCACCCAGCAGAAAGTCGTGCAGGGCCGTAATCGCCTCACGCGACCCGGCCACCGTGCCGTTGATGCCTTCCCCGGCCACGACCAGGGTGCCGCACAGGTTCAGCCGCCCGCCCAGCGCCAGCAACGCCGCACGCAACCCCGCCGGGTCACTCAGCGCTCGGAACTGGTACAGGGCCGCCACGATAAAAACAGGCTGGGAAGAACGCGCGCCGGAACTCACGCCCCGCATGATACCGGGCCGTGACTGAAAACCGTGCTGAGCGGGAGAGATATGAGCCGCGCATGCCTAAATTCCCGTCTGGCCCGTCCTGGCCCCGCGTGCTAGCTTCCCCTTTATGCCAATCAAGTGTGGTCGAGCGTGCTGACCCTGGCCATTATCGGGGTGGGCCTGCTGGCGGGCGTGCTGGGGGCCATTCTGGGCCTGGGCGGCGGCGTGGTGGTGGTGCCTGCCCTGGAATTCGTGATGCCGCTGTTCGGGCATCACCTGACCATCACGCAGGCCATCGCCGCCTCGCAGATCGGTGTGCTGGCGGTGGGGCTGTCGGGCGCGGCGGCTTACCTGCAACAGGGC
It encodes the following:
- a CDS encoding histidine phosphatase family protein, with translation MMPEPELAPPDAKHPTPKSRPASLILVRHGQTAYNAERRWQGHLDAPLDDTGREQARRLAAHLRAQGISGPVIHASDLSRAYATAEALFTALGGTLHAQAALREIHVGDWEGRLYDDVAAVHPELSRRFWNGDPHAGAPGGETPAQVARRMHEFALAHWPRAGESVILVSHGVAITGLLATLLNLDYGASWASRTTEHRNTAYSVLQVDPITRETLAVDIARTDHLHLASAAP
- a CDS encoding rhodanese-related sulfurtransferase, with the protein product MSSGARSSQPVFIVAALYQFRALSDPAGLRAALLALGGRLNLCGTLVVAGEGINGTVAGSREAITALHDFLLGAGFTGLEYKESTATERPFKRFKVRLKKEIVTLGVPVAPREQVGTYLTPQEWNALLEQEDVIVVDTRNRYEVKAGTFKDAIHPDTDSFREFPAWVDEHLAGAQGKKIAMFCTGGIRCEKSTSLLLEKGFQDVYHLKGGILQYLEDMPEPESRWQGECFVFDGRVTVGHGLREGGAVMCHSCGWPLSAAELTHPHFEEGVSCPHCFSQTTPAQKAAFRERQRMYDRQQP